From a single Brassica napus cultivar Da-Ae chromosome C9, Da-Ae, whole genome shotgun sequence genomic region:
- the LOC106399406 gene encoding protein GLUTAMINE DUMPER 3-like — protein sequence MEGRQYYAPRENVDGNRTAMGGPHSPWHSPVPYLFGGLAAMLGLIAFALLILACSYWRLSGYLDGEENQSRDRDLEAGDAKPEKEVKAVALPEKFLVIMAGDVNPTYLATPVEKSCTCDDDENEDGDDVEGNDQVVRQSSESNGATH from the coding sequence ATGGAAGGGAGACAATATTACGCTCCAAGAGAAAACGTAGACGGGAACAGAACAGCCATGGGAGGACCTCACTCGCCGTGGCATTCACCGGTTCCTTATCTCTTCGGTGGTTTAGCTGCGATGCTTGGTCTCATCGCCTTTGCTCTTCTAATCCTCGCTTGCTCTTATTGGCGTCTCTCCGGTTATCTCGACGGTGAGGAAAACCAGAGCAGGGATAGAGATCTTGAAGCTGGAGATGCGAAACCTGAGAAGGAGGTGAAGGCTGTAGCTTTGCCAGAGAAGTTCTTGGTGATTATGGCCGGAGACGTGAACCCCACTTACTTGGCGACGCCGGTAGAAAAAAGCTGTACGTGTGAcgatgatgaaaatgaagatGGTGATGACGTGGAGGGTAATGATCAGGTGGTGCGGCAGAGTAGTGAAAGTAACGGTGCGACACATTGA
- the LOC125592698 gene encoding uncharacterized protein LOC125592698 has product MSKVCKDWSFTSNHASDPDGRIIIIWKNPTSVSILHQSRQSLTCEVNIAGTIKFIFTAIYPANLASDRADLWVDLLSIQQLHQLDICPWVVGGDFNQITHFAEHSSPTLGLFDLRYLGPLFTWSNKCPNYPVAKKLDRFLVNHPWIASHPHSQANFLAPEVSDHSPAILDLAVDLPRAGTKPFKFYNFLTKHPDFCQLVKALTDPTSANFQEEITVMAKLVFLRSIEESYFRQRSRICWLKEGDHNTSFFHRLTQVRNSNNSIRSFCLANGDIILDPIAMGQIAISHFENILAPPFLPITTSSPLWIQNLTDYRCPQELHNSLISFPVAEDITSTLFKINPNKSSGPDGLTSGFFKAAWPIVGIDVLSGISSFFRTCHLPPASNATILSLLPKHLGASAIGDYRPISCCNTIYKLISKLWVKRLKPLLPNMILPNQTAFVQVRLLVENTVLASEIVHGYHRDKGPSRITLKVDIAKAFDTVNWRFIFSCLQGMGLPQTLIQWIQVCISTPSFMIGFNGTVQGYFKSNRGLRQGDPLSPYLFVIAMNCLSLMLDKAAEEGKFGYHHACKDTKLTHLCFADDLLIFCDGSLQSVKNVLEVLEAFKQASGLTVSITKTCFFTTGVHQAEIEQIEEECGLSRGMLPVRYLGVPLCTRKLSLANCEPLIQQVKNKINSWTAKTLSFAGRLLLINTVIAGISNFWCSTFTIPKKCIEIINSLCGAYLWKGSSEGSHSARVSWETVTLSKDEGGLGIRNLVWWNKACSIKLLWVLFFRAGSIWVAWFIQNVLSGDLSNLWTLREKQTHSSSTKNILRVRDYVYNWIKIVPGSGKNCRFWSDNWSPYGNLRQYFGLAPTTSLGIRASATLHDLFQQGRWLLPQPRSEAQLNLHIHLSTITLSEVNDEYTWSPLGSPLSTFSTGQVYNEIRPHQQRVLWHASIWSSRGIPRHNFLAWLITLNRCPTKDRMQNWGIPTDPACILCNSASESRNHLFFECSYSWNLWSGLARKTNWTPSRNWDTGLCSLQASSLPKFHRSLILIAWKASIYLLWTERNNRLHRQQFRSTASLERQADLLIRNRISGFRDENPRLSSSMLRLWFDR; this is encoded by the exons ATGTCGAAGGTCTGTAAGGATTGGAGCTTTACCTCAAACCATGCTTCTGATCCAGATGGACGCATTATCATTATTTGGAAAAACCCTACGTCTGTCTCTATTCTCCACCAATCTAGACAGTCTCTAACCTGCGAGGTCAACATTGCTGGAACCATAAAATTCATATTTACAGCCATCTACCCTGCAAACCTTGCATCAGACCGTGCGGATCTTTGGGTAGATCTTCTTTCTATCCAACAGCTCCATCAGTTAGACATCTGCCCTTGGGTCGTTGGAGGCGACTTCAATCAGATCACCCACTTTGCTGAACACTCTAGCCCAACT CTTGGCCTCTTTGACTTACGCTACCTCGGCCCCCTCTTCACCTGGTCCAACAAATGTCCTAACTACCCTGTAGCCAAGAAACTTGACCGTTTCCTTGTCAACCACCCGTGGATTGCTTCCCACCCTCACAGCCAAGCAAATTTCCTAGCCCCTGAAGTCTCAGATCATAGCCCAGCTATCCTTGACCTTGCTGTGGACCTTCCTAGAGCAGGAACCAAACCCTTCAAGTTCTATAACTTCCTAACCAAACACCCAGATTTCTGCCAATTG GTGAAAGCTCTAACAGACCCGACCAGTGCCAACTTTCAGGAAGAGATAACAGTCATGGCAAAGCTAGTCTTCTTACGATCCATAGAGGAGAGCTATTTCCGGCAAAGGTCTCGCATTTGTTGGTTAAAAGAGGGTGATCACAACACTTCTTTCTTCCACCGCCTTACTCAAGTCCGCAACTCCAATAATTCCATCCGCTCATTCTGCCTAGCCAATGGAGACATCATTTTGGACCCTATAGCGATGGGCCAAATCGCTATATCTCACTTCGAAAACATCCTTGCTCCCCCATTCCTTCCTATCACTACTTCTTCCCCGCTCTGGATACAGAACCTAACTGACTACCGTTGCCCCCAAGAGCTTCACAACTCCTTAATCTCCTTCCCGGTAGCAGAAGACATTACTTCAACTTTATTCAAAATCAACCCCAACAAATCCTCGGGCCCTGATGGACTCACTTCGGGGTTTTTCAAAGCAGCATGGCCAATTGTGGGGATTGATGTTCTGTCTGGGATCAGCTCTTTCTTCCGCACATGTCACTTACCACCAGCCTCTAACGCCACCATCCTCTCTCTCCTACCTAAACATTTGGGTGCCTCTGCCATTGGAGACTATCGACCTATCTCCTGCTGCAACACCATCTACAAACTCATCTCCAAGCTCTGGGTGAAGCGCCTCAAGCCCCTTCTTCCCAACATGATCCTCCCCAACCAGACTGCATTTGTTCAGGTTCGCTTGCTAGTGGAGAACACGGTATTAGCCTCGGAGATAGTCCATGGTTACCACAGAGATAAAGGTCCGAGTAGAATTACCTTGAAGGTGGATATTGCCAAAGCATTTGATACAGTCAACTGGAGATTCATTTTCAGCTGCCTTCAGGGGATGGGGTTACCGCAAACTCTTATCCAGTGGATCCAAGTGTGTATCTCTACTCCTAGCTTTATGATTGGCTTCAACGGGACAGTTCAAGGCTACTTCAAAAGCAATAGAGGACTCAGGCAGGGAGATCCTTTATCGCCATACCTATTTGTCATTGCAATGAATTGTCTATCACTTATGTTAGATaaagctgctgaagaaggtaAATTTGGCTATCACCATGCTTGTAAAGACACAAAACTAACGCACCTGTGCTTCGCCGACGACCTTCTTATCTTTTGCGACGGCTCTCTCCAGTCTGTTAAGAATGTGCTTGAAGTCCTAGAAGCTTTCAAGCAGGCATCAGGGCTAACGGTAAGCATTACCAAAACATGCTTCTTCACAACCGGTGTCCACCAGGCTGAAATCGAACAAATTGAAGAGGAGTGTGGGCTTTCTAGAGGGATGTTGCCTGTTCGCTACTTGGGCGTCCCTCTCTGCACAAGGAAACTGTCATTAGCTAACTGCGAGCCCCTTATTCAACAGGTCAAGAACAAAATTAATAGCTGGACTGCAAAAACACTATCTTTTGCGGGAAGGTTATTACTGATCAATACAGTGATAGCAGGAATATCGAATTTCTGGTGCTCAACATTCACAATCCCTAAGAAGTGCATAGAAATCATAAATTCTCTGTGTGGGGCTTACCTTTGGAAAGGATCATCGGAAGGCTCTCACTCTGCAAGAGTATCTTGGGAAACGGTCACACTGTCAAAAGATGAAGGAGGGCTTGGGATCAGGAACTTGGTGTGGTGGAATAAAGCTTGCTCCATCAAGCTGTTGTGGGTACTATTCTTCAGAGCGGGTTCCATTTGGGTGGCCTGGTTCATTCAAAATGTTCTCTCAGGTGATCTGAGCAACCTGTGGACACTAAGAGAAAAGCAAACTCATTCCTCATCCACCAAAAATATCCTAAGAGTAAGAGATTATGTCTATAATTGGATCAAAATTGTACCTGGCAGTGGGAAGAATTGTCGGTTCTGGTCAGATAATTGGAGTCCCTATGGCAACCTGCGACAATACTTTGGTTTGGCGCCTACTACTAGCCTCGGTATCAGAGCATCTGCCACCCTCCATGATCTCTTCCAGCAAGGTAGGTGGCTTCTTCCTCAACCCCGATCAGAAGCCCAACTTAACCTCCACATTCACCTCTCTACTATCACCCTCTCAGAAGTGAATGATGAATACACTTGGTCTCCCCTTGGCTCGCCGCTATCAACTTTCTCAACAGGTCAGGTTTATAATGAGATCAGGCCCCATCAACAAAGGGTCCTTTGGCATGCTTCTATCTGGTCATCCAGAGGTATACCTAGACATAACTTTCTCGCCTGGCTCATTACTTTGAATCGCTGCCCCACGAAAGACAGGATGCAAAACTGGGGGATCCCAACAGACCCAGCTTGTATTCTATGTAATAGCGCTTCAGAATCAAGAAACCACCTGTTTTTTGAATGCTCCTACTCGTGGAATCTATGGTCGGGTCTGGCAAGAAAGACAAACTGGACGCCTTCTAGGAATTGGGATACTGGTCTATGCAGCCTACAGGCATCCTCCCTCCCAAAATTCCATCGATCACTCATCCTCATCGCATGGAAAGCCTCCATATACCTCCTCTGGACTGAACGCAACAACCGTCTCCATCGGCAGCAGTTTCGGTCAACTGCGTCTCTCGAAAGGCAAGCCGACTTGCTCATCAGAAACCGCATCTCAGGCTTCCGAGATGAAAACCCCCGACTCTCCTCCTCAATGCTCCGGCTTTGGTTTGATCGATGA